Within the Gordonia westfalica genome, the region CTCCTCGCGGTGGCGCGGGGCATCGCCGAGAGCATCGACGAGCTCGCCGGCGATACCTACGTGCACTGGTTCCGGGCTCGGGGCGAAGTGGTCCTGACCCCTGGCGAGCCGTACCCGGTCTGTCGTCGCGATCCCCGACGCTGGCTGGCGCCCCACGCAGTCAACACCAGGCCGGACAACCTTCCCGACCGCGACCTGGCGCAGACGCGGCGCCTTCGGATCGCCGACGCCGCTCCGTATACCTACATCATCGATTTCGACAGCTGGAACCGGTTGAGTCCGGTGGGTGCGTCAGGGCGGTTGACGGTCGCGGTCGGACAACCCAACCGTGACCTCACCGACTTCGACATCGCGTTCAGCGACGAGCCCCGCCGCACCTTTGCGAACCTGGGCCCCAAAGACGCCGCCGCGCAAGCCGACCGGATCGCCCTGCTGGGTGCGCAGGCCGCGCGACGCGGCGCCGACATCCTCGTGCTGCCGGAGTACACGCTCACCGAAGCGGTCCACACCGCCCTGCTCGAACGCGACCGACGCGAGACGGCCGAGCCGCGACCCACGGTGACGTGCACCGGCGTCGGGAGCGGCCCCGACGATGACGGAGTCATGACCAACGACGGCAGACTCGTGATCCACACGGCTGGTTTCAGCCCGGATCATTCGGTGGCGACGCCTCGGAAACTGCACCCCGCGTACATCGGTGATGCGGTGGAACGAGTGCGAGTCGGCACCGAGATCCGTGTCTTCGTCAGCGAGCGGTGGACGCTGTGTGTGCTGATCTGCCGGGACGGTATGGACGACGCGGTGGCAGCCCAGTTGGCGGCCATCGGAGTGAACCTCCTGTTGGTACCCGCGATGAGCCCGAAGACAGCCTCCCTGATCGGCACCACTGCGTCTCTCTGTCGCCGGAGCCAGGCGTTCGTGGTGATCGCCAACGGCCCCGCTCGCTGGCCGGACACCGCGTCGCCGATCGACGCGCCCCAAGCGCCGGCCGGGCACCGGGCAGAAGCGGTCTTCGCCGGACCGTACGCCGACCTGCCAGATCGTTTCTGGGCCGCAACAGTCGGCAGCACCAACGACGAGGAATACGAGCCGGGCCTGTGGACCTTCTCCTTTGACGAGCGCGCCGTGCACACAACAGATGACAATAGTTGACAATAGTTGACAATAGTTGTGTCTGTGTTAGGTTGTGTCAATGCCTTCAGCGGTTGCCGCTTCCCTCGTGTCACTTCTCGACGACCTCGCGGAACGCGCTCGAGACCAGATCAACGAGCCCGACCTGCGGCCGGCGATCAGCTTGGTCTACGACCTCGGCCGCCTGATTGCCGCCGGCCCGGAGGACGATATTCGGCTGGCCCAAGCCGCGGTCGCGGGGGCGCGCGAACAACTCGAAGTCGACGGCCACGTGATCAACACCCCGGAGAAGGCCCTGCTCGGGAAGGAACGTCAGGCCTACCTCGCCGGAGCCTTGTGGGCGATCAATGAGCTCATGACCGTTCGGCTCGAACAACTCGGCACCGCGCGCACCCCCGGCGACACGACGCGCCGCGGTCAGATCCGAGCGCTCGTCCTAGAAGGCCTCATCGCCGAGGGCACTGTCACGCCGACCGAACTGCAGGCACGGATCAACAAGGGCGGCATCGATGTTCGCCTCGATGAGATCTCGCGAACCCTTGGCGACCTCTTCAGCGACGACATTGTGACGCCCACCCAGCCAGGCCCGGGCTCCGATCGGCGCCGCAAGTATTTCGCCCTCACCGACGCGGGTCGACGAAAGGTCGCGGAGAGTGCGGAGTAGCGCCACCTGTATGCGATCTACGACGACCTGAACGCACCCAGCTCAGAGCTGACTCCCGACGGCAGGGTCGCAGTGCCGGCGCCCAGGATCGAATTCCTCATCTCATGCTCTTCCGTGGATGGACCCCGACCCCAACGACGCTGGCACATGTCGCGATCACCAGAGACTCATACGGTCGCCCGTCGTGCGCCCCAGCGATCGAGCTTCGGTCGACGGCTCAGAATTTGCGCATCAGATCACCAAAAATGTCCGCTTTGCGCGCTATAGTTCCGGTGTCCGGCGCTTCGGCCGGCCAGGAGTGCTGGGGGGCCGGCCTTGATGGAGATGTTCGCGCGCACCACCGCGGGGGTGTCATGAACACCGAGTTCGATCAGGGCGTCGACGCGATGATCCGGTCGGCGTCACAGCATCTCGCGCACCAGACCGACGCCCTCCGCGCGCGGCACCGGAAGGCGACGGCCGCGGCGGCCGAGTACTTCCGGCAGGTCGTGCCGGTGGGTGTCGAGGCCTTCGCGGTGCTGGCGCGGCGGGGACTGACGGTCCACGCCGCCGACCCGACCGGGCGTGACCCCTCGGCCCGGTACATCCGGCTGTCACCGTCGGGGACGATCGACAATCCCGACGCCTGGTCCGGCCGCACGAGGTTCCTGTCCGACCTGCGCTTCCTGCACGCCAACGGGCTGCTGATCCATCGCCACTCCCTGCATTACAACGCCGGCGCGACAGAGCAGTACCGACGCGGCGGGGGTATCGGCGAACCACCGGTGCAGCCGCCACGCGGAGTGCCTCGTCGCAGCGACGGCTCGTGCACCTGGTACGACGACGCGGGCCTGCGCCAGGAGTTCGTGCGCAGCTATCGCGCCCTGTCATCCGGCCCGATCGGTGACCTCGTCGCACCCGAGAAGCGCCCCGTCACCGACAACGACGGGTTCCTTCACGTCGACGTCGACTCCGGCACCACGTATGTGGTGTGGCGGTACCTCGACGGCGGGGCGTCGAAAGGAGGCGTCGGCGAGTACCTTGCCGACGACCTGCGCGTGGAGACCCTGCACGCGTATATGACACGAGTTGTCGTCCACGAGGCGCAGTTACAGGAGCGGCGGGTGCGGGGATGAGTATCACGCAAGAATTCGACGACGCCTATCACGCCGGTGTGGCCCGTCTCCGCAGGCTCGCCGACGAGCGCGCGACCCGACTGCGTGACGCCGCGACCGAACGTGCCGCGGCCGCCAGACTCGTTGTGGCCGCGGCGAAACCGGTGTTCGCCGCGGCGTTCGCGCGCTTGCAGTCCGAGGGTTTCGCGGCCAGCCGGCTCCCCACGAACAACAAGGGGTTCTTCAGGAAGTTCACCGAACCGGTGATCAGCACCATCGACAACACCGATTCGTGGGAGTTCGGCCCGTTCGCCGCGTTCGGGAACTACATCACCGCGCGCGGTGACTTCTTCCTGTCCCCCGACGTGCGCTGCGACAAGGCGGGAGACGACAAGGAGGTCGTCCCGGTGTTCAACGCTCTCCTCCCACCCAAGTACGCGCAGTACGACGGCAATGTCCGCGGGATGGAGCGGTGGTACAACCTCGAGGACGCCGTCGAGGCCCAGGCCCGCGCGATCGCCGCCGCAGTGGTGCCGAGCCTGAACCGTGCCTCCGACCGTCAATTGTCGAACCGGATCGTCGTCGACGAGTCGACCGGCGAGGTGCTCTTCCTCTGGACCGAATACGAGATGAAGCTCCGTGTCGCCGAGGTCACCCGGGCCGAGCGAATGGAACTTTTCAGGCCGGGGGTCCCCTTCCAGGGACGCTACATCGAATCGCTCGAGAACTACGTGGAGCGCCTGGTGACCCGCAAGATCATGTTGTCCGGCAACAGGAGTCGACGATGACCACGTTCGGACCGGCGGCGGGTACGCCGGAACACCTCACCTGGACCGACACTGCCTACGCCTCCTATGTCGCCGAGATCTGCGCGATCGGTCTCCACCTGCGCAAGCACCTCTTCGAGCTCAAACTGGCCCGTCCGCGAGACCGCAACGTCAAGCCCGGCCGGCAGCTCGCGCAAGCCGTGCTCGAACTCGGGCAGAATTCGTCCGCCTGGCGGCGACACAAGATGGACGACAACCGCAAACTGGGACCGCTGGCCGACCACACCACCCCCCTGTTGGTGCACCCCAACGGATTCATCAACACCGACGCCACGGTGATCGTCGACGTCGCGTCTCTGGATCGGAATCGGCGATGGGACCGGAATCCCCGCCTGGTGGTCCCGAAAAAGGCCATCAGCGGCTACCGGGCATCGTGGTATGACCCCGCCGACATCATCGAGTTCTCCCGCGCCTCGATCCTGCCGATCAACATCGCCCTCCCCGACCTCGTCGCCCGCGACAAGGCCGGGGACTTCGAAGCCAGTCGCTTCGTGAACTCGACCAACGTCGTGGTGGCCACCGACATCGGAAAGATCGGGCACGTCTGGGATTTCCGCCGTCTCACAGGCGATTTCCAGGTCGGCCGGCAGATCGGATCGTCGGACTACTATTTCGAATCTCTGCCCTCCTACTACGGGCGGGTCCTCGCGCGTGAGGTCATTGCGGCGGAGAGGGCGACACGATGATCGACGAGCGCCTGGCATCGCAGATCAACAGCAAGATCGACGACTTCCTCACCCAGGTCGCGCAGGACACGCAAGCCAAGGCGGCAGCGCTGAAACGGGCGAAGGACGACGCATCGGTCGTCGCACGCACCTTTGTCGAGCAGGTGGAGCCGCTGGGACGACAAACGTTCTCTCAGTTGTCGGCCAAGAAGCTCGGGCAGATCGGCGATCGCCGCAACGTCCGCCGACTGCGGGACACGAGCGGGTTGCCGAGCACGGTGGAGCCGTTCAAGTTTGGCCCCTTCACCGACCGGCACCGGTACCTCCACCAGTTCGGTCTGCTGTCGTCGGACTACGAACTCAGGTACCGGCAGGGTCGCCTGGAGGAGATGCGCGGCCACGGAGACGTCGACACTCCCCTGTTGCCGCCGCCGACCGTGACACCCGATGCATCGGGCATGTGCCGCTGGTACGACGAGTCGGGGCTGCGGGAGACGGCGATCACCGAATGGTCGTACGGATCCGTGGCGGACTCGCTCGACGCCGTCCGGTCCCGGGGTCGCGACCTTCCGTGCACGTCTACCGACGCGGCAATCCTCTTCCTCGACACGGACACCGGCCAGACCTACATCGCATGGAACTACGACCGTCTTCGTGGCGTCGTCGTGAGCGTCCGTGTTGATTTCGAGGAGGTCCCCCAGGTCGGTTCGCAGATCGCTGCGCACACCTGGATCGAGTCGGTCGACGAGTACCTGGCCCGGATCGTCGCCTGCGAGTTGGCGATCGACGAGTTCCGGCAGACGCGATATCGGAGGTAGGGCAATGACTTTCGGATTCGACGAAGTCGCCGGCACCGCTGCCGACAACCTCCGGCGGGAGCGCGACCAGCAGGTTGCGGCGGCAGAACGGTCCGCGGCCGAGGACTGGGAGGAGCGACGCGAACTCACGCGCCACTTCATCGAGGCCATCCGCGCACCGCTCCAGGTGGTGTACGCGAGGCTCGTGTCGGAGGGCATCTCACCCAAGAAGAGCAAGCTGAGCAGCAAGAGTTTCCTGCGCACCACGCACGAGCAGCTCATCTGGATCGGCGGCACGATCGACGCGGGGTTCGCGAACAACCAGTACGGGCCGTTCTTCCGCTACATCAACTCCATCAACAAGAACGGCGACTTCTTCTGGACAGACGTGATCGAATACCGCCGGCCGGGCGTCCACAACGACGGCGGATTGAACGACATCGGCCGGATCGAGCGCCCGTTCTCCCGCGAGGTCAAGCCGCCACGAAACGCCGAGAAGCGCGTGCGCAGCAACGCCGTCTTCTGGTCGGATCGAAGTGACTCACTCGAATTCACCGCGTACTACATCGCCCGATCGATCTGTTCGGTCCCGTCGCCCCGCAACGGTGGCGCGGCGGGTGCCACCGATCCCATCGTCGTCGATCGCAGTGACGGGTCCGTCTACTTCCGGTGGGCGGGCACCGACAACCGGCACCGAGACGACGAGGCCCCGGGAGAGGAGCGCCGCGCTCCGGCCATCGTGCCGCCACTCCTCGAACCGATCGAGGACTACGTCGCCCGAGCGGCCGCCAGAACCATTGCGCTGCACCGGCTTGCGCAGTCACAATCGGCCCCGTCGCGGTGCGGGTCACGACGGTAGGCAGGAGTCCGCGGGACGGTAACGTACGACTTCGCGTTCCCGGCGCGCAATCTCCCGGTGAGATCACGGTCTCATTGATCCAGGCGGGACGGTTCAGACTTCGCCTATCGGCAGCACTTGATCGTCGACTGCCAGTGCCGCGACACGCGCAACATATTGGCGCGGGAACGCCCGAATCGTTTCCTACACGGCTCTGCTGGCTAGCGTCTCTACTAACGACGTCTGTTCACATCAAAGCGATACCGTGGCCCCCAGGTTTCGCGATCGAGTGACAGCCGGTGCCGGTTGATCCCCCGGTTCGATGTCGCGCTCATGGGCAAACGCAAAGAACACACAGAGCCACAGAATATATGCAGTGGCCGTCGACCCGCTACTGATGGAGGAATAGAGCTGAATGGAAACAAACACTATGCAGAACGATGCCAATCCCGGGCTCACTGTTCGATCGACGCGGAGCCTGGACATGACTATCCACAGCAAACCGGCGAAGAAGCAAATCGTAAGCACAGCACCGAAACCAACCAAGTATCCGAGAAGTGCCGATTCCGGACTTGTCTCCAGGCCGTACTGAGAGGCAACAAATGCTTTAACCCTCTGAATTCCAACGCCAGAAGGGATAAACCTGAGACCATCTGGAAGAATGACAGTCCAGGCGTTGCGGCGCGCTTCTGCCGAGCCAGAGTCGTCCTGAATGCGACCAGAGATCGCTTCGAAAGCGCCCAAAGCGTTGAAAACGCTATAGGAAACGAGCACACCGACCGCTAGAATCGCTCGTCGCATTGTGGTCATCGAACTCTTTAGGATGAGGAAAACTACCCCTACAGCGGCCCCAACCAGCGCTATTCGTGATTGCGTCACGAGCACGCCGGCCACAAGTGCAACAAGCGAAAAGTACGTTACCCACGCTCGCCGAATCAGCGCGAGAAGCGGAATGGCTGAGGCTATCAACAAGCCCAGGTCCAAGGGGTGATCGATCGTTCCCATCTGACGGTTCGATTCTTCGACAATTCTCCACCAGAAACGCTTCGAGTAGTCATCCAGGTATGGCTGTCTGACCACATCCATAGAGACAAGGAAGGCCAGAATGCTCTGTGCTACTGCCACCGCGATGTACCCGGATGCCAGTAATCGATAGAAATTCTCGTATCGCTCCGCTAAGTCGCAGCACATTACGAAAATCAGCACAGGCGCAACGACGAAATTCAGCCAGAACCCTATTGCTCCGCCCGGACTAGATGCCTTGAGTATCTCGGATACGACCGAGCCAACTAGGAAGACCGCTACTAACGCGATCGCGCCCAGGGGAATCGTGGGCAGAAGTCGTCGCGATCGGGGTGGAAGATCTTCACTCGGGATCAGAAGGCGAGTGCACGCAACTGCGAGCGCCAGGACCGTACACACATGCACACCCGCAAATGAGATGTGCGCAGCGAACGGAATGGTGGCGTATCCGATCAGTACAAGACCAACGCCGGCGCGTGGTTCCAGATACGCCAGGCCGCAGGCGAACGCCAACGCTACGGCCAACATCAGGATCATCAGTGACATAGGGACATACACCGCCTCTTGTGCTCGACAGATCAACGTCGTTCGGTGCTGTCGAGACCCCCAAACGCAACGACTTCGGAATACCCGTGATCGGCTGATCCAGCGGCTACCGGTAGATGGGCCGCCCGTTGTCGGGTTCCTCGCGGACCGCGTCGCTCGAAGCGTGGGCGATCACCGCGGGACCTTGATCACGACCATCTGGATCGACGGCCTCCCCGTAGTAGCCATAACGATATGAACGTTCACGGTCGCTGACACCGTTGACGACGAATCCCAGGATTGTCGCCTGCGCGCGTTGTAGTTCCGCATAGGTCGAAGTCAGATCTGATCGTTTGGTACTACCAGCGCGCACGACCAGAACCACGCCGTCTACCCACTTGGTCAGTTCGACTGCGTCGGTGACAGGCATAACCGGACCCGAGTCGACGATGACGAGATCGTATGTCTCTTCGAGCTCGGCGAAGCATCGACCAGTTCGCTGCGACGCGAGGAGCTCCGCGGGATTAGGAGGCACCGGCCCGGATGCAAGAACATCCACGCCAGGCGTGCTGGATTGCTGGATCACATCCGCGACGTTCTCGACGCCGCCACGAAGGTAGTCGGTGAGGCCGATGCTATTGGTGAGCCGCATCCGTTGCGAGGCCGACG harbors:
- a CDS encoding O-antigen ligase family protein — its product is MSLMILMLAVALAFACGLAYLEPRAGVGLVLIGYATIPFAAHISFAGVHVCTVLALAVACTRLLIPSEDLPPRSRRLLPTIPLGAIALVAVFLVGSVVSEILKASSPGGAIGFWLNFVVAPVLIFVMCCDLAERYENFYRLLASGYIAVAVAQSILAFLVSMDVVRQPYLDDYSKRFWWRIVEESNRQMGTIDHPLDLGLLIASAIPLLALIRRAWVTYFSLVALVAGVLVTQSRIALVGAAVGVVFLILKSSMTTMRRAILAVGVLVSYSVFNALGAFEAISGRIQDDSGSAEARRNAWTVILPDGLRFIPSGVGIQRVKAFVASQYGLETSPESALLGYLVGFGAVLTICFFAGLLWIVMSRLRVDRTVSPGLASFCIVFVSIQLYSSISSGSTATAYILWLCVFFAFAHERDIEPGDQPAPAVTRSRNLGATVSL
- a CDS encoding nitrilase-related carbon-nitrogen hydrolase — protein: MSPDDTASFAAMIDRVVEMPDLDATWLAVSAELLRYCAEHPASTDEWAGLAPGEPFDTIAAMHVGALAAMVTAEPGLRDLLGDAPETVVRLSFMSRATRNALREFATREAVPHGSLPPRLHLLAVARGIAESIDELAGDTYVHWFRARGEVVLTPGEPYPVCRRDPRRWLAPHAVNTRPDNLPDRDLAQTRRLRIADAAPYTYIIDFDSWNRLSPVGASGRLTVAVGQPNRDLTDFDIAFSDEPRRTFANLGPKDAAAQADRIALLGAQAARRGADILVLPEYTLTEAVHTALLERDRRETAEPRPTVTCTGVGSGPDDDGVMTNDGRLVIHTAGFSPDHSVATPRKLHPAYIGDAVERVRVGTEIRVFVSERWTLCVLICRDGMDDAVAAQLAAIGVNLLLVPAMSPKTASLIGTTASLCRRSQAFVVIANGPARWPDTASPIDAPQAPAGHRAEAVFAGPYADLPDRFWAATVGSTNDEEYEPGLWTFSFDERAVHTTDDNS
- a CDS encoding PadR family transcriptional regulator → MPSAVAASLVSLLDDLAERARDQINEPDLRPAISLVYDLGRLIAAGPEDDIRLAQAAVAGAREQLEVDGHVINTPEKALLGKERQAYLAGALWAINELMTVRLEQLGTARTPGDTTRRGQIRALVLEGLIAEGTVTPTELQARINKGGIDVRLDEISRTLGDLFSDDIVTPTQPGPGSDRRRKYFALTDAGRRKVAESAE